A segment of the Bombus huntii isolate Logan2020A chromosome 14, iyBomHunt1.1, whole genome shotgun sequence genome:
CACGAAATTGCTGTTTAGTTTCACGATACGCAGTTAACGTCCTCGACATTTGTCCCAACTTCATAAAATGTCTGCACCTGCCAGAAGGCGTGAAGTTACGTGTGTTTATTTCACTGTTTCCCTcacaattaaatataattaaatatagtaCGCAAATATCATCTTCCGTTATTATATTTCTCAAGTACTTTCTCGACAAATGGATATTAGTACTACCACGACAGCAATAGGATACATGCAACAAATTTGCAGAAAGTTGGCAGAAAGTTTGCAGAAGTAAACCAAAACGAATTTAACAAGGATATTATATCGACTAAACtgacagaaatttattttattttaatattggAGGTAGATATATTATGTCACCTTAATGTTTTGCACATTCTTTTCGTGTATTAagttttaaatgttttaaataatagaCGTATTTACATTGTTCACGATTATGAGGTTGGATTAGTGTTACTGAGCTTTGTTAAACTAGTTTGCTCAAtagaatatgtaaaattagAGAACATGCTTATCGTACCTGATTTGACAGGTTCTGAGAAAACCTTACTATTAATTAAATGGATCTTGATCGGATGAAATACGAACATCCAAATGaattatcaaataatatttctctttgtctgaaattttcctttaatatttaacatttttattcgcaTGAAAATCTAGAATGCAGAAAAAAGTTTAGAATAGAGAAGAAGTGAAATATGTCTTTTAAGAACTGGCCTCACACTGAACTCAACTTCATCactcatttattttctactttacATTAccttatttaaatattattctgATAAGAAGCgatactttttaatttaacttaAAAATAGCCAAAtcacaaatttaatttcatttaaaaacaTCCTATTTAATTGTAGATTTAATTCTACTTAAAGATATCTGCTAGTGTATCTCACCTAATTGTAAATCTAATTCAAGTTTCCTGTCAAAAAGATGGAAACGTTGAAAAAATTAacgacaaatatatttattaaaaaattgtttaagacTCAATGCAAATATCAgatgcaataataaaatattttattcaaagctaaatattaatgtaaataaaataacaagagCAATGTTCGAATCTTGTTTCTTTGATTCCGAAATTTGCTTGTCGCGAAGTTCCTTGCGcagtatattaattttcattttaaaagtTTATTATGGTAAACATATTTTCAATCCGAGATActcaaattaatataaaatatcaatcgTCAATCTCATcttaaattctaaaatttttttaatttctatgtaATACTACCAGTCACTCGTGTCGAATCGAATCTTTCATCCTACGACATGATTGACTGACAGGAGGTACAGAAATGCATGCGACTTACGATTAGACGTGAAGTTCGTTGTTATCGATGGTGTGATATACGAAAAGTCATCTGAAAAGCGGTTATCAAGTAAAAACCGTCGAGTCCCATGGTGGAAGTAGAGATTGTGAAAAATCTTTAACAAAACACGAAtatcataaattattattaaaggCAGTGTTAATTATTTGGAATATGCGAAATAATGAGAGAAGTTGATCTTTTTAGAATTGAAATACAACATGCAAGTTACTTACATTCTTGGCTTTTGAAGCACTCATTTAATTACAGATTAGATCCTCTCCAGAGAACGGGAAAAAGTGGAGGTTGTAAAAAAACCTTtaagaaaatgtgaaatattacaaattgtttttaaaaacAGTGTCGATTGTGTTGCATATCAAAAGTGATCCCGGTGTAATAACGACCTCTTTATGAGAATAATAAAAgttacatatttaaaaaagtcaGGAGATGACGCTACTATAGAAAATTCGTTCGCAAGGTATAAGTTGGAAGCCCATGGTCCTTTTTTTCTAATCTGTAAACTGAGCTCAATTTAGAATGTTagttatttcaatttctagCGAATATAACGAAATCTAGTGTATCTAGTTTAAGCTCAGACATTTGCTAAGCAAATCTACTCTGTTGAACTGTTTAGAATCTCGTGTGAAATCTTCTGCTTTAATTTATTTGGGACagacaaataatttaatatactcgTAATagcaaattaatttttataatcttttataatttcatcttAGTATTCTTAACAAGCTATAGATTATCCATTATTCAGCTATGACAtatcaattatacgttataaagttatgtaTCATGGAATGaataattgtattaataactaaatattaCCAGTAATCCGGAGAGCAATATGAACACGAGAAGACTGCTTCCGCCAAATTAAACGTTAATTATCACAGCCTCTATATTTTGAATTCCTGTTTCTTTCATGTCGATCTCTCTATTAACCAATAATCTGTGCGAATGGAAACAAATGTACAATACGAAAACCAATTATATTGAAACGAAACAATATACGAGTACAAAATCTGTCTCAAAAGTAAATAGTACGAGCTATTGATAACTATAATAGTCAAATGTACAATCaaagaataaaaaacaaaaaagaactTGAcagtatatttaattttgttacaataatgttcaataaattaataaatgaatgcGTATTAATAAAACAAACCTAATAGTAGCATATAAACGTAGAAGAATAGCATTGGAAATGTATTACGTAGTTAATGATCTCAAGCGTCGATCGATACGTCTTGACGCCACGATTTTCGACAATCGAATGATGCCCGCGTGTGGTTTCGTCTAACATTCGTATTGGGGTGGGGATGTTTAGCTTCGCGGGAAGTCGAACGTATTCGAACCGACGAATTCTTGGAAGATGCTAGAACATATCATATAGCATACAAATTAGTAAATTCCTCAGATACAATGCGTGAGAATATATTCTGACtcacgaaaatatttaaaaacttaCCATAGAaaactgtacatacatattatgatatatatacattatatatatatatatatatcatattacatacatatgtaaaactttttggaattttagctaaccatttattttaaattttccacaaaatattatttatgtaatcAATCTCACGTAAATAACAGAATAGCATCGTGCATGATGAAATCTGCGTTCAAATGATATGTTCTTTAATTAGTAACAAACCAAATTAATTTTTGATGATAAGACGAACCTGTTTAATTACGACGCATCTGTCCACTATTTCACGCATCACGCGCGCgccgattaattaatttcctcGTTTCGACTATGAATtagaattgaaaaattctcGCTGATTCCTTGGCCTTTTTTCCTGTAGCGTTCcatcaaatattaaatgtcAGATTATGACACTTGCCAAGTTCACGAACGTGTGTCaactgtttaatttatttcttcgttaattaattacatcgaGAATATTCGTCTCGAAAGTTTTATGCTACACCaacgaaatataatttctacaattttcgTCTCGCTTGTGCGACGTTATTTTATCGCAATAAATTCAAGTTTAAGTTTTCGTGTTTCCATCTTATTCCAATATTCCACCTCATATTAATTTGCTTGCGTATTTGAATAGTGGCCCTTAAaactatataattaaatttagcCTGTGTGGGTGTAGAATACAAATTGTATTCACATTCAAGCTATGACGATTGGAAGGTAAAAGCGAAATAATTTCAGAGTAGGAGGAGCGACGATACTGTAGCAAATGTTCTGTTATAATAGTTTATGATACCTTTATTTTGTTGGAGTAAAACAATCTGCTTTCTTCTCAAACAATATTTATCTTCTTTTGCACGCTTGAGAAAGAAACATATAAAGGCAGAATTTTGTCTTCTAAGGACTGAACTTTCTCTTGTTGGAAGTATCacttattcatattttttccGTTAAAAAATCCAAGTTTTCCTCTCATCGAATAAACGGTCGCAAACTTTTCTAGCTGCACTGCATAAAATACGAGGTTTACTCGGGCAATCTTTATGCATATTATGGATATCCGTTATCCAGttagaaattatttagtttCCCAAGATAGATCGTTCATGCGATACCAAGCGTAAAATAAGCTTTCAGTAACACGTTATACATGTTATTATGCGGTTTTATAATGGACTgatttttccaattttgtaTGTGCGATTAAACTAATCTTCTTGAATAATATATCAGAATTTGTTTACAACAATTGCTTTATTTGTCATGTCGAAATGGTTGCCTGCTTCTAATCAAACCAATGGCCAGAGTTCAAAACTGACTCTCGATTCGAATGGATTGATAAATTCTTTGACTTTATGAAAGCTATTGATAAATTCCAAAAACGATAGTACAGTCTATGGAATATCTGAAACACCAGGCTTTGCtggaaataaattgaatacACAGTTTATTCAAGGTTGATTAATCACAGTTGTGCAACTAATCAattcattatttaaaatttaaatacggAAATGTTATTCGGTACGCTATAAAATCAAGAATTATTTTCACCTATACAATGATCttagaatttaattttgcTTTCTTTTGATGATTAAGAAGGTATACGATATTCCTAACAATTTACAATATCTGCAAAATCGATACATATTAGCGTCGATATTGAAGCTACAACTACTTATAACCGATATAAACGAAGGCGAGGTAATAATGGAATAATCGTGAACgggattttcttattatacTTTACGTAGTAGTATCAATCTTGCCTGTTATAAGGTTCCCTATCgagaaaattgattttaaagAATTATCGACGATACATAGGCGCACAATATAAATCTTTAATGCTGAAAGATAAAATAGCTTTTTAAGTTTCCAATTAAAACAGTCATTTCCTTGTTCGAGACAGGTCCAAGTATAAAAATGTTGGAGAACAACGAACATATTCTTACCAAGACACAATAGATAGAACAAATTATTGCTCTAGTGTTATTTGATAAGCATAGTTTAATTTGAGGTGGTATGGTGATAGGTGCGTAAGGAACTACTcttggtgtttttaacgaacaatagtttatttagaactaatcaacaatcagagttaacaattaacaattaacgattacacttaacagacaactggtaacaactaacaaataacgatagacaCCGAGAGATCATTCGACGCGTTGCTATGCAAATAGTACCGAGGAGTTACACATTTAATGGCGCAAGACAGACTGCCTGCTCTTTTGTTTCGGATCGCgcagattcttcccttcgtagcccatcgatatcccccaatagcgtgcattcattagatgtgccgccagtgctggcacgtgtatgctcttccgagaattcggcggaaagagtgtgaagatatcgatggtacattgggcacgtcggtgttgcgctttggcggcgtcgcgTTTTGCATCCGGAGCCGTTGAAAAGTTCCGTGGCCCGTGCCGCCACAAATTAAACTATCCTTTTCGACGCTTTAACATTTATATCAAAATTGATTTCTATCGCGAGAAGACATTGAATTTCCACTTCCACTTAGTTTCCATTGGAGAGGTATTTAAACAGTTATCTTCCCAACAAATCCATCGAGCTCAACAAACGCTGTTTTAAATTTACAGGTGACATGCCAGGATGAAGATAACACTCAATGCATGCCAAAAGCAGCCTTCCTGGCTCTGTTGCGTCATCCGGAAGTCAGCTCGAATTTAGCCGCCTATTCTAGAACAGCGAGAATAACTCAGGATGCAAAAAGTCGTAACGACATGGCGCATCTGAGAGCTTTAACCGAGGAGGCTGACGACACGGAGATCTGCGTACCTGGTCGCGTTTATTTGCAACTATTGAAGGATCTCAGTATTATTCTCAATGGAAGAACACAGAAGTTACCGGATCTCCTAGGACGTTTGCTCGACGATAGCGACGAGATGGATGCGAGGGAGTTCCTGCTTGAATCTCAGAAAAGAGGCCTCGCAACGTTGGCCAAAAACGATGATCTACCGATTAGTATCCAGGATCGTATTGCTGAAAACGAAGATGACGAAGAAAAGAGGGCTGCAATTTCCAGGTACAATCGTATTTAGTACGTATGTATTTAGCATTAGTTTGTTCTATCCTAAATTTTGTTCTGTCCTTTGTCTTAATATCTGCTATTCCATTTCTTAAtgcataaattattttgaacgAAATCGCAAATGAAGAGACTACAATAACTTGGTGttgttacatttcaagaaTGTTTAAATCCAGAACTGATAGTAATTCTTGTGAATCTGAAAAAGAATGAAACTAGTTAATCGTTGAGAAAGTACTTTGAAAAATACAAcagaaattagaaaatcagAATAAGGATAAATAATCCCCTAGAAGTTTTGATCAATTGTTTAGCGTTTGTTATTCGAAAAATAAACGGAATGAACCAAAAGTCAGGaatttcacaatgtacaaaatCGGAGTTAATCTTCACTGAACGTTTTCCAAACAGCGAGCAACCAGGACAAAACGACGCAGGAATCTCCCGTGATTATCTCCTCTCTGGCGGTCGTTCAGATTTGCAGGCCTTCGCACGAGACTTCCAGATGGAAAAACGAAATGTCGGCGCATTAGCTCGGGATTTCGCGTTGCCACCTGGTAGACGTAATATCGCGTCCCTGGTTCGTGACTACGACCAGAGCAAGAGTAACAACCGGGAATCTACTTTGCCTTACAATGGAAAAAGGAACGTCGCTTCCTTGGCGAGAACGTTCACTCTACCTCAAAACGGGAAAAGGAACGTGGCATCCGTAGCCAGAGACTACGGACTCCCTTATGGGAAAAGATACGTCGGTTCCTTGGCCAGAACAGGCGATTTTCCCGCTAGAAACCAGAGAAGCATCGCTTCTCTGGCGAAAAATTCCGCTTGGCCAGTTTCATTGAAGAGAGGAATTTTCTTGCCCGGAAGCGTGATCCTGAGAGCTCTTTCCCGCCATGGTAGATCGATGGTGGACGAAACGAATGCGAGAAACGACCTGTTAGATCTTCAGGAGCTGAGTAACCTGGAACAAAGTCAGAGAAACGATTACGAGACTGCGGAGGAAAAGTTGAACGATTCCTTGACGAAAATCGATTCGAACATTAGGAGACCCAAGAGACAGATTGACTTCTCCGACGAGTATCCTCTGCCTGTTATGCAAAATACGAACGGTTTTGATTACGAAGAGATGATGGAGGCGCTCAGTGGACAGTACCCGAACGCAGAGAAGAGGTTCATGGGTGAGTAAAATGTATTTGCTTCTTTGTGGAATAAGTTGGAAGTTTAGGGGGTGAAAATTGTAATTCGATTCGAGTATCCAGGAAACTCTTTGTGGAAAGATGAGATTGTTGATTCTTCGAgcgaaatttattattttctttttctttaaaagaaaaatctagATTATCCGTATTAATATGTCAAGTAATTTAACAATTACTTTAAACAGAGAAAATGATTCGCGTCAACTcgtattttcgaaaaataGCTGAACAAAGTGTTAAGAATAGAAATAGTTTCTCAAACACCAAATAGCAATTTCCTATCTTTTTCCATTAAATAGTCCATTCCATCCTTACGACAGACTAGATTAATTAACTTTTCAACCGAATAACAGCAATACGACACGCTATGTCCCTCGTAAGCATCCTTGTGCACTCAGAGCCCGATAA
Coding sequences within it:
- the LOC126873360 gene encoding neuropeptide-like 1 isoform X1; the protein is MGLTGNHLVSLLLYIFVVNEIRLPLVTCQDEDNTQCMPKAAFLALLRHPEVSSNLAAYSRTARITQDAKSRNDMAHLRALTEEADDTEICVPGRVYLQLLKDLSIILNGRTQKLPDLLGRLLDDSDEMDAREFLLESQKRGLATLAKNDDLPISIQDRIAENEDDEEKRAAISRYNRIYEQPGQNDAGISRDYLLSGGRSDLQAFARDFQMEKRNVGALARDFALPPGRRNIASLVRDYDQSKSNNRESTLPYNGKRNVASLARTFTLPQNGKRNVASVARDYGLPYGKRYVGSLARTGDFPARNQRSIASLAKNSAWPVSLKRGIFLPGSVILRALSRHGRSMVDETNARNDLLDLQELSNLEQSQRNDYETAEEKLNDSLTKIDSNIRRPKRQIDFSDEYPLPVMQNTNGFDYEEMMEALSGQYPNAEKRFMETGSAPEMQPEVDQFGYPETFQASKRHIGALARLGWLPSLRVARFSRSLRYPNGRENPADGPPSDYSANSSTRSLRPNFKSRKHSVQALHGDCRHGFKRFLVLPTTDNYFHEKLPYSLRSKSS
- the LOC126873360 gene encoding neuropeptide-like 1 isoform X3, which produces MGLTGNHLVSLLLYIFVVNEIRLPLVTCQDEDNTQCMPKAAFLALLRHPEVSSNLAAYSRTARITQDAKSRNDMAHLRALTEEADDTEICVPGRVYLQLLKDLSIILNGRTQKLPDLLGRLLDDSDEMDAREFLLESQKRGLATLAKNDDLPISIQDRIAENEDDEEKRAAISSEQPGQNDAGISRDYLLSGGRSDLQAFARDFQMEKRNVGALARDFALPPGRRNIASLVRDYDQSKSNNRESTLPYNGKRNVASLARTFTLPQNGKRNVASVARDYGLPYGKRYVGSLARTGDFPARNQRSIASLAKNSAWPVSLKRGIFLPGSVILRALSRHGRSMVDETNARNDLLDLQELSNLEQSQRNDYETAEEKLNDSLTKIDSNIRRPKRQIDFSDEYPLPVMQNTNGFDYEEMMEALSGQYPNAEKRFMETGSAPEMQPEVDQFGYPETFQASKRHIGALARLGWLPSLRVARFSRSLRYPNGRENPADGPPSDYSANSSTRSLRPNFKSRKHSVQALHGDCRHGFKRFLVLPTTDNYFHEKLPYSLRSKSS
- the LOC126873360 gene encoding neuropeptide-like 1 isoform X4; this translates as MGLTGNHLVSLLLYIFVVNEIRLPLVTCQDEDNTQCMPKAAFLALLRHPEVSSNLAAYSRTARITQDAKSRNDMAHLRALTEEADDTEICVPGRVYLQLLKDLSIILNGRTQKLPDLLGRLLDDSDEMDAREFLLESQKRGLATLAKNDDLPISIQDRIAENEDDEEKRAAISSEQPGQNDAGISRDYLLSGGRSDLQAFARDFQMEKRNVGALARDFALPPGRRNIASLVRDYDQSKSNNRESTLPYNGKRNVASLARTFTLPQNGKRNVASVARDYGLPYGKRYVGSLARTGDFPARNQRSIASLAKNSAWPVSLKRGIFLPGSVILRALSRHGRSMVDETNARNDLLDLQELSNLEQSQRNDYETAEEKLNDSLTKIDSNIRRPKRQIDFSDEYPLPVMQNTNGFDYEEMMEALSGQYPNAEKRFMGSAPEMQPEVDQFGYPETFQASKRHIGALARLGWLPSLRVARFSRSLRYPNGRENPADGPPSDYSANSSTRSLRPNFKSRKHSVQALHGDCRHGFKRFLVLPTTDNYFHEKLPYSLRSKSS
- the LOC126873360 gene encoding neuropeptide-like 1 isoform X2, whose product is MGLTGNHLVSLLLYIFVVNEIRLPLVTCQDEDNTQCMPKAAFLALLRHPEVSSNLAAYSRTARITQDAKSRNDMAHLRALTEEADDTEICVPGRVYLQLLKDLSIILNGRTQKLPDLLGRLLDDSDEMDAREFLLESQKRGLATLAKNDDLPISIQDRIAENEDDEEKRAAISRYNRIYEQPGQNDAGISRDYLLSGGRSDLQAFARDFQMEKRNVGALARDFALPPGRRNIASLVRDYDQSKSNNRESTLPYNGKRNVASLARTFTLPQNGKRNVASVARDYGLPYGKRYVGSLARTGDFPARNQRSIASLAKNSAWPVSLKRGIFLPGSVILRALSRHGRSMVDETNARNDLLDLQELSNLEQSQRNDYETAEEKLNDSLTKIDSNIRRPKRQIDFSDEYPLPVMQNTNGFDYEEMMEALSGQYPNAEKRFMGSAPEMQPEVDQFGYPETFQASKRHIGALARLGWLPSLRVARFSRSLRYPNGRENPADGPPSDYSANSSTRSLRPNFKSRKHSVQALHGDCRHGFKRFLVLPTTDNYFHEKLPYSLRSKSS
- the LOC126873360 gene encoding neuropeptide-like 1 isoform X5, which translates into the protein MGLTGNHLVSLLLYIFVVNEIRLPLVTCQDEDNTQCMPKAAFLALLRHPEVSSNLAAYSRTARITQDAKSRNDMAHLRALTEEADDTEICVPGRVYLQLLKDLSIILNGRTQKLPDLLGRLLDDSDEMDAREFLLESQKRGLATLAKNDDLPISIQDRIAENEDDEEKRAAISRYNRIYEQPGQNDAGISRDYLLSGGRSDLQAFARDFQMEKRNVGALARDFALPPGRRNIASLVRDYDQSKSNNRESTLPYNGKRNVASLARTFTLPQNGKRNVASVARDYGLPYGKRYVGSLARTGDFPARNQRSIASLAKNSAWPVSLKRGIFLPGSVILRALSRHGRSMVDETNARNDLLDLQELSNLEQSQRNDYETAEEKLNDSLTKIDSNIRRPKRQIDFSDEYPLPVMQNTNGFDYEEMMEALSGQYPNAEKRFMGRIPQMGPRPTTPPTRRQGR